The stretch of DNA AGGCGCACGTCCGGCTGGCCTTTGACCCGGATCACCTCGGTGCGGGTGGTCAGGCGGGCTCCGTCGGGCTCGAGGTACAGGTCCTGCACGTCGGGGTTGACGTTGGTGACTCCCCAGGCGACGCGGTCGTTGCGGCCGATCACCATGGCGGGCAGGCCGGGGATGGTTGCTCCCACCACCCGCAGGGTCGGTCCGCGCAGTTCGGCGAGATACCACAGCGCCGGAGCCTGCAGGCTCAGGTGCGGGTCGTCGGCCAGCAGCGGTTTGCCGCTCTCGGTGAAGCGGCCCGAGATCACCCAGTTGTTCGAGCCCTTGCCCTCGAAGCGCTCGAAGCCCAGGCGGCGTGCCGCCTCGAGGTGGGCTTCGAGGTTGCGCAGGGTCTGGGGCAGCAGGGCCTGCGCAACCTCGTCGGACGAGGCGTCCTGCGGGGCTTGCTCCAGCAGCCCGCTCTGCTCGAGGTCGCTGCGCGCGAGGATGGTGGGAGCTGCGGCGGGGTAGGGGGGCATCAGGACGCGGCGGGCGCTCTCACCGAGTTTGGCGTCGAGCCGCGCGGCCAGGATCTCGTCCTCGTAGTTGCCGCCCAGGTCGAAGGCCATCAGCTTGGACCATGCGACCGAGTCCACCTCGGTCCAGCGCTCGGGGGTATGGTTGAGGACCAGAAATTCCAGCGGGCGCTTGCCGGTGTCCAAAAAGGCGTTGACTCCGGCGGTGTAGGCGCGAACCAGGCGGCGGCTGCGGTCGTCCAGGGCGGGCAGGACCGTTTGGGCGGCGCGGTAAAAGCCCCAGGTGCGCAAGAACTTGTCCTGCTCGAGGGCCGCTTCGCCCAGCATCTCTGAGAGTCGGCCCTGGGCGATGCGGCGCTGAAACTCCATCTGCCACAGGCGGTCTTGGGCGTGTACGTAACCCAGTGCGAACACCGCGTCCTCGTCGCTGCGTTCGGCGTGAATGAGGGGAATCCCGTGCGGGTCGCGTGAAACCGTAACCGGACCACTGAGGCCCTCGAGGTGCAGCGTGCCCCGGGTGGGGGAGTAGCCCTGCCAGAAGGCATAGGCGATCAGGGCGACAACAGCCAGCAACAGCAGGGCCAGCAGGGCGCCCAGAACACGAAGAATGCGCATGAAGCCTCCGAAGAAACCGTGAAATGAGGTTCGGGTGGAGCGGGTTGCGAAAAGCCCGGAAGCACCGGAGGGGCAAGGGGGCGCAGCGGTGTTCCTGCGGGTGGCGTGTGCCCGATCGTAACACGCTCTGGGCGGGGCTGCGGGCAATCTTGCGCGTCGGGCTCTGGCCCTGGGGTAGCCCGCATGACATTTTGTGTATTCATAATGATTATGATTTTCTACGACCGTTGCCCGGGGTCGGTCTATCCGCCTCGAGGTAACCATCAGGAGGACTCGCATGATTGACCGCAAACCCGAAGGCAACACCCCGCTCAGCCCCTTGACCACCAATCAGGGCGTGCGCATCCACGACAACCAGAACTCGCGCACCGCCGGGGTGCGCGGCCCGGTGCTGCTCGAGGACTACCAGATGATCGAGAAGATCGCGCACTTTGACCGCGAGCGCATTCCGCAGCGCGTGGTGCACGCTCAGGGTGCCGGCGCTCACGGTTACTTCGAGACCTATGGCCGGGTAGGGGACCGCCCGGTCGGCGAGTTCACCGCTGCCGACTTCCTGCAGCGCCCCGGCGAGCGCACCCCGGTGTTCGTGCGCTTCTCGACCGTGATTCACGGTCTTAACAGCCCCGAGACCCTGCGCGACCCGCGCGGCTTCGCGGTCAAGTTCTACACCCGCGAGGGCAACTACGACCTGGTGGGCAACAACTTGCCGGTGTTCTTCATCCGCGACGGCATCAAGTTTCCCGACGTGATCCACGCGCTCAAGCCCGCTCCGCAGACCAACCTCCAGACCAACGACCACTACTGGGACTTTTTCAGCCTGACACCCGAGGCGACCCACATGCTGACCTGGCTGTTCTCGAATCGGGGCATCCCGGCCGACTACCGCCACCAGGAGGGTTTCGGGGTCCACACCTTCAAATGGGTGAACGCGCGTGGCGAGGAGATCTACGTCAAGTATCACTGGAAGCCCAAACAGGGCGTGCGTAACCTCACCCGTGCCCAGGCGGCGGAGATCCAGGCCCGCGACTTCCAGCACGCGACCCGTGACCTGTTCGAGTCCATCGAGCGCGGCGACTACCCCGAGTGGGAGCTGTGCGTGCAGCTGATGCCGATCGAGCTCGAAGACAGCCTGCGCTTTGATCCGCTCGACGTTACCAAGACCTGGCCCGAAGACGAGTTCCCGCTGCTGCCGGTGGGCCGCATGGTGCTCGACCGCAACCCGCGCAACTACTTCGCCGAGGTCGAGCAGGTCGCCTTTGCGCCCTCGGTGCTGGTCCCCGGCATCGAACTGTCGGCCGACAAGATGCTGCAGGTGCGCGCCTTCTCCTACCCGGACACCCAGCGCTACCGCCTGGGTGCGAACTACGCCCAGCTCCCGATCAACTGCCCCTTCGCTCCGGTTGCCAACAACCAGCGCGACGGCTTCATGGCCTTTGGGGACAACGGCGGCAGCCGCATCAACTACGAGCCCAACAGCCTCGAGGGAGGCCTCAAAGAGGCGCGCGGGGGAACCGTGAGCGGGCACGCCGGGCGTCTCGAGGGTCACGTGGTGCGCCAGACCATCGACCGGCGCGAGGACTTTTACCAGGCGGGCGAGCGTTATCGCAGCCTGAGCGAAGCGGATCGCGATAACCTGGTGGATAACCTGGTGGACAACATCGCGCCGGTACGCAGCGAGGCGATCAAGCTGCGCCTGATCTGCAACTTCGCCCGCGCCGACTTCGAGTTCGGCCGCCGCGTGGCCGAGGGACTGGGGATTGCCCTGCCCGAGGAACTGCTGAACCACGCGGCCCACTGAGCACTTCGGTCCCGGGGGCCCAGAACGCCTCAGGGTGATCCGGATGCCCCTTGGGGTAGCGTTTCTTACTTATGATGGAGCGATGATGCGCCGCGACGACCTGACCCGCTACCTCGAGGAACGCGGCCTGCGCGCCACCACACCGCGCCTGAGGCTACTGGCTTTTTTCGCGGAGCACTCGGGGCACTTCACGCCCGAGGAGATCTTCGAACGCCTGCGGGCTTCGGGCGAGGGCGTCTCGATCGCCACGCTCTACCAGAACCTGCGTACCTTCCGCGAGCGCGGCCTGCTCGAGGAGGTCACCGGACCGGGCGGAGAACTGCGCTACGACGCCAACTTGGTACCGCATCACCACCTGGTATGCGTGAGCTGTGGGCGGATGACCGACCTCGAGTTCGAAGTGCCTCCGTTGGCTCTGCCTGCCCCCAGCGCGGGCTGGAGCGTGTTCGAACGCCGCCTCGAGGTGCGGGGGCTGTGCCCGGACTGCCGGGCGAGGCAGGGTGCCTGACGGCCCACCGCTGTGCAGGGCTGACCTTTAAAAATTCCTCAAGAAATGCTTCATCTTTCGGGCGGCCCCAGCGGGCCGCTTTGGTTTTTGACCTCTGGGAGGGCGTCGGGTAAACTGGGGTAGTTTTCCATAACTCTCCAGATCTTGTCTGTCAATACTGGACAGGTACGACATTTGGTACTACATTGGGGCCAATGCGACAGGGCGGTGATGCCTACGTACGTGGGCGTCGCTACCCCTGTCGCCTCATCTTTCACAGGAGGTCCAGCCGTCTATGACCCAGTCCCTCGAGCCGTCGGTACTCAGGAACTTCGACGACAACGCCCACGCCATCGCCAAACGCCAGTACCTGCAGTCCGGAGACGGTGATGTCTTCGGCATGTTCCGCCGCGTCGCGGAGTGGGTCGCGGGCGCGGAGGCTCCCGAGGTCCGGGCAAGCTGGGCCCAGAAGTACTTTGACCTGATGGCCGAGAAGCGCTTCTGCCCCGGCGGACGCGTCCTGGCAGGTGCAGGTACCCAGCACGGCAACGTGCTCAACTGCTTCGTGCAGGGTGCTACCGAAACCGACCCCTCCTCGTTCGAGGGCGTGATGGAAGTCGCCAAGAAGCTGGCTCTGGTCACCAAAGTCGGCGGCGGAAACGGCGTAAACCTCGACGTGTACCATCCCCGCTCGAAGTTCTCGAGGCCCGATGCGGGCGTGCGCGGCTGGGCGTACATGTCGGTCAGCCACCCGGACGCAGAAGATTTCGTGCTGGGCATGATGCGTCCCCCCACCCAGCCCGACGGCGAGAAGCAGCCGATGGCGATCCGCAACTGGACCCGTGCGCTGTACGGCCAGGCCATCCCGCAGGAGATGGTGCAGCTCGCCCGCGCCAACGGCGTGGCGATCGTGCGCGACCTGCCCGAAGGGGTTCTGTGTGTTCCCGACGATATGGGCGGCATCATCGACGCTGCGCGCACGGTCGCCGAGAACGCCAAGCTGGGCCTAGAGCCCCGCATCGACCTGTCCGGCCTGCGCCACGAGGGAGCGCCGATCCTGGGCTCGGGCGGCACCTCGAGCGGTCCGGTGTCGTTCCTGGTCGAGATCTTTGACAACTTCCTCGAGTGGGCCAACCTGGGCGCCGAGCAGAGCGGCCCGATTCACACCCTGCGTTACTGCTACGCGCCGGTGCTGCGCGTCGTGCGTCAGGGTGGCACCCGCCGCGGCGCGGGCATGGCGACCATCTCGATCGGCCACGCCGACGTGCTGGATTTCCTGACCGCCAAGGACCTGGACCGCGAGGCCGCCGAGGGCGACATCTCCACCTTCAACATCTCGATTTTGGTCGGCGAGTCCTTCTGGGAGACGCTGCAGGCCGATGGTCTGTGGGACATCGCCGCGCAGGAGGTGCCCGGCAAGTACTACCTCGCACCGCAGAGTGGCGAGTACGACGGTCGCTTCCCGGACCTCGAGGTGCGCCAGCCCGACGGTGCGCGCGGCGTGCCGGTGTACGCGGGCGGCATTCCGGCGCGGTGGCTGTGGCGCGAGATC from Deinobacterium chartae encodes:
- a CDS encoding catalase; its protein translation is MIDRKPEGNTPLSPLTTNQGVRIHDNQNSRTAGVRGPVLLEDYQMIEKIAHFDRERIPQRVVHAQGAGAHGYFETYGRVGDRPVGEFTAADFLQRPGERTPVFVRFSTVIHGLNSPETLRDPRGFAVKFYTREGNYDLVGNNLPVFFIRDGIKFPDVIHALKPAPQTNLQTNDHYWDFFSLTPEATHMLTWLFSNRGIPADYRHQEGFGVHTFKWVNARGEEIYVKYHWKPKQGVRNLTRAQAAEIQARDFQHATRDLFESIERGDYPEWELCVQLMPIELEDSLRFDPLDVTKTWPEDEFPLLPVGRMVLDRNPRNYFAEVEQVAFAPSVLVPGIELSADKMLQVRAFSYPDTQRYRLGANYAQLPINCPFAPVANNQRDGFMAFGDNGGSRINYEPNSLEGGLKEARGGTVSGHAGRLEGHVVRQTIDRREDFYQAGERYRSLSEADRDNLVDNLVDNIAPVRSEAIKLRLICNFARADFEFGRRVAEGLGIALPEELLNHAAH
- a CDS encoding Fur family transcriptional regulator, with translation MMRRDDLTRYLEERGLRATTPRLRLLAFFAEHSGHFTPEEIFERLRASGEGVSIATLYQNLRTFRERGLLEEVTGPGGELRYDANLVPHHHLVCVSCGRMTDLEFEVPPLALPAPSAGWSVFERRLEVRGLCPDCRARQGA